In Bufo gargarizans isolate SCDJY-AF-19 chromosome 6, ASM1485885v1, whole genome shotgun sequence, a single genomic region encodes these proteins:
- the RPRML gene encoding reprimo-like protein, whose translation MNGTFFNQTVLDQGSYNNSSQGLGSLIGCCNGTRAVITNDGGSLVLTPDERSMFITRVVQIAVLCVLSLTVIFGIFFLGCNLLIKSESMINFLVKDRRPSKDVGAVILGLY comes from the coding sequence ATGAATGGGACTTTCTTTAACCAAACTGTCCTGGATCAAGGGTCTTACAACAATTCATCCCAGGGACTTGGATCTTTGATTGGATGTTGCAATGGGACCAGGGCAGTCATCACAAATGATGGGGGCTCTCTTGTCCTAACTCCAGATGAGAGAAGCATGTTCATCACCAGGGTGGTCCagatagctgtcctgtgtgtccTGTCCCTCACAGTCATATTTGGCATATTCTTCCTTGGTTGCAACTTGCTCATCAAGTCTGAAAGTATGATAAATTTCTTGGTGAAGGACAGAAGGCCATCAAAAGATGTCGGCGCGGTGATTCTGGGTCTCTACTGA